GCTGCTTCCCTTCGCTCACTGGGATTGATCGACCAGCGGTAATGGGTCCAGAGATCAGCGTTTGAAATCGATGGCGTGAGTGGAGTGTGCAGACGTCGCATGAGCGTCTGTCCGCCGAGGACTAGCGCAACGGTGAGGAGTGGAGTTCCAGCGAGAAGCAGAAGGCCACGGGAGTGTTGAACGGTCAAGCCTCGGCCGGAAACTGGTGGCATTCTGTTCCCAGCGCACGGCATTCGGATGGCAAAGGGGCAAGGGCCGCGGCTCCCAGGGAGCGAGCAACGGCGCCGCTGTGCGATTGCCACTGGCCTGGCTTTGCTGGTTTGGGGATTGCGTTGGCTTTGGCCTCTGCAAGTCGTGCCTGGCTGGCTGGTGGCAGGGCTGTTGGCTTGGGCGTTCTTGGAAGTGGCAGCGCTATTGCTGGCTCCGCGTCGATGGCGTTAGAACCAGCGATCCGGCTTAAGATTGAGTTCAGAATTGAATTTTCATGGCTGAAGCTGCCATCCATCCTTTGGGGCAACTCCCAAAGCCATCGAAGATCAGCTTTGGGACCGATGGCTTGCGTGGTCGGGTGGACACCATGCTCACTCCGGCCTTGGCTCTTCAGGTTGGGTACTGGTGTGGACGCGTGCTTCAAGCCGAGGGGCCTGTGCTGATTGGCATGGATTCGCGAAGTAGCGGAAGCATGTTGGTCGCGGCACTCACCGCAGGCCTGACGGCTTCAGGCAGAGAGGTTTGGACTTTGGGACTGTGTCCCACGCCCGCTGTGCCAGGTTTGATTCGCCGCTATTCAGCTGCCGGTGGCTTGATGGTCTCGGCGAGCCACAACCCTCCGGAAGACAACGGCATCAAGGTGTTTGGAGCCACTGGCAGCAAGTTGTCTCCTGAACGTCAGCAGGCGATTGAAGCTGGTCTGTGTGGTGGAGATGGCTCTGGGATGGCGTTGGCGGCATCAGGAGCTGCACGCCATCGTCCTGAACTTCTTGACGACTACCGCGCGAGCTTGCTGTCCAGTGTTGGGCAGCATCGACTCGATGGTGTGCCCATCGTGCTGGATCTCTGCTGGGGGTCGGCAACAGCCTGTGGCGCAGAGGTGTTTTCTGCCCTTGGCGCCGATCTCACGGTGTTGCACGGTGATCCGGACGGAACAAGGATCAATGTGAATTGCGGATCCACCCACCTTGAGGCTTTACGCCGCGCCGTGATCGAGAAGGGCGCCGCCATGGGTTTTGGCTTCGATGGGGATGCCGATCGGATGTTGGCGGTTGATGGCCAAGGACGGGTGGTGGATGGCGACCATGTCCTCTTTCTCTGGGGGTCGGTTTTGCAAGAGCAGGGACAGCTCCCTGATCAGCGCTTGGTGGCCACGGTGATGTCAAATTTGGGGTTTGAGCGGGCTTGGCAGGCGCGCGGTGGGCTCCTGGACCGGACACCGGTGGGAGACCAGCATGTGCATGCCGAGATGGTCCGCACGGGGGCAGCTCTTGGCGGCGAGCAATCAGGTCACATCCTCTCTTCCGCCCATGGTTTGGCTGGTGATGGTGTCTTGACCGCTCTTCAGATTGCGAGCCTCTGCCATGCACAGCAGCTCTCCTTGGCCGAGTGGGTGGATCAGAGCTTTCAGGCCTATCCCCAAAAACTGGTGAATGTGCGCGTCGAGAATCGCGAACGCAGAAAGGGTTGGGCGGACTGTGCGCCTCTCTCTTCTCTGGTTCAAGAAGCGGAGGCTTCGATGGCTGAAGACGGACGTGTGCTGGTGCGGGCGAGTGGGACAGAACCACTGCTGCGTGTGATGGTTGAGGCTGCCGATCAAGCGGTGGTCGATCACTGGACCTCCAGCTTGGCGGCAGCAGCAGAGCTGCATCTCAACGCCTCATGATCTGCAGCGTTCGAGAGCCAGCGTGAGCGCTCCATCGCAGGCGTCACCACTCCGGTCGTCCCAGCGAGCATCGACCTGGCGACGGCGTAAAGACGTGTTTACGGCTTGTTGAAGGGGCGCCAGATTCAGCAGTGCGCCACCTCTTGCACAGAGCACTGGCTGAGTGAGCCCCAGGGAAGAAGCCACGGCTTGTACGGCTTCGGCAAGGGCATCGCCGGAGCGGTCGAGTATGGCCTTGGCCTCAATATTGCCTGCTTCAGCGGCGGCCGAGACGAGGGGGGCCAATTGGGCGAGCTGGGCTGGTTGGTAGTTCGGCTGCACAACGAAGGCCTTGATCGCTGCGGCTGTGCGGCAACCGAGAACTTGCCACAACTGGTTGCGGAGCGGTCCGTCTGGGAGTCGGCCATCGGCCATGCGCAGGCTGAGCTGCAGCCCCTGATGGCCGAGATCAAAGGCAGCGCCAGCCCCATCCAGTTGCCATCCCCATCCCCCACAACGTTGTTCAAGGCCGCTGGCGTTGCGTCCAACCACGATCATTCCCGTGCCGCTGATCAGCACGATGCCGGCATCGTTGGGGAATGCTCCACGCAGAGCGATGCGTTCGTCGCCAGTGGCGATGCAGTGCTCGATTGGTAACGCGAGACTGGCTGCCAGCAGCTCGCTTGCGCGGTCCTGAAGTGCTGTGCCCTGCTCCACTCCGCTGGCACCAACAGCGGCAGCGTTGATCTCAAGTCCGCTGGGATTGGCGGCATCCAGGCTGCTGCGAATGGCCTCCACGAACCGTGTTTCGCCCTCGTTGGCTTGTAGATGGCTGACGCCACTGCCCTTGCCTTCGCCTAGCGGTTGCCAGTTCCCGTTATGCCATCGGCTCAACTTGCAGCGGCAATGGGTTTGGCCAGCATCGAAACCAGCCAAAATCAGGGCGTCGCTCATGGGTCTGTCTGGGTGGCTTGTTGGGCCTGACTCAGGGTTGCCAGGCAAAACCAACCGATGATTTGCACTTCTGGTCGGAAGAAAATGGTGTCCGTAGCGCCTTGAATGACCAGTCCAGCGATCGCGGCGAGGCAGCCCAGCCAGGGCAACGCCAGGGCAGCCGTTGAGCGCAGCGCTCTAAGGCCGTTGCGAAGACTGGCTCCAGCCAACCCAAGCGCAGCGATCAAGCCTGGAATGCCCGTTTCAACCAGGAGCTCTAGAGGAACGGAATAGGCACTCAGGGCATTGAATTTTGGCTGTTGATAGAGGGGGTAAACGGCATTAAATGCGGCGTTGCCTGGTCCGATGCCCAGCCAGGGGCGGTCTTGAATCATCTCCACTGCGGCCAACCACACGTTGATGCGGAAGTTGTTAGAGCTATCGCCTCGTCCAGCTAGCAAGCTGGCGACTCGCGTGCGAATCGGATCCACCTGCGTGACCGCGATTGCTAAGGCCACTCCAGCAAGCACCAGCAGGGCGATGGGGACGAGACGTCGCCAAAGTTTTGGCCAGTTGCGAATGGCACGCAACACGAGCAGCAGCAGCAGCACACCAAGGGCCGCGAGCATGCCCAGCCAGCCCCCGCGGCTATAGCTAAACAGGGTGGCGGTAGCTCCTAACCCCAGTGCAACCGCTGCATAGCAGCGTGCCCCCCAGCCATTCCAGCGGATCAAGGCAACGAGCGCTAATGGAAGGATTGGCACCAGATATCCCGCCAGCAGATTGGGGTTGCCGAGGGGTCCGTAGATCCTGATCGTGCCTGCGGCTACAGAATTGGGATCGGCCCAGCGTGCCAGCTCCTCGGTGGGTCCGTAGAGCTGGCGCAAGGCCATCACGCTGGTGAGCAATTCGCCGCCCAGCAATGCGGCCACGAGCCGGTCCCACCAGTCGGGTCGCTCGGCCAGCAGCTGGCGCATCAGGGCATAGACGCCGAGGTAGCTGAGCAGCTTGATCAGGCCTTTTGTTGCTGCAGCCGGAACAGGGGAGAACCCCGTGGCGAGCAAGGCGATGCCAAGAAACAAGAGCACCCAGGCGCTGATGGCACCGATGCGCTGAGGTTGGCTCACGCTGGACCAGAGGATCCACAGCGCTCCGCAGGCCAGAACCACAAGGCCTAACCCCGTTCGGGTGAGGAAGGGCAGTCCTGCGAGCAGAACCATGAGCAGGATGCTGGCTAACCAACTCAGGCGCCGTCGCTGCTGCTCACTAGCGGGCAGGACTCCTTGCCAGCTCAGCAACAAAGGTGGTGGGGCCGGAGCCTCAGCCATGAGGTGTGGGTGCAGCGTCTTTGGAATTATCAACCTGTTGCCAAGCCATCTCCAGATCCCTTAATGCTGGAAGCTCAGCCTGGGTGCGCTCAAACAGCACGCGATAGGTGGGTTGTCCCTGTTCCTGGACGTAGCGCTCCCGTTCCGTTGCTACGGGCAAGGGATTACTGGATCGCCAAGGCTGTGGATCGTCTTTCGGGCGCGCAAAGCAGTTGGAGAGTTCCACGAGGGCCACCATCGGTTCGATCACTGCCAACACATCACTTTGCAGAAACAGGTGTCGGCCGGGATGGAGTGCTGCAGCGATGGCAAGCAAGAGGGCGGGTTGCAGCACTCGACGTTTGCGATGGCGTTGTTTGAACCAGGGATCTGGGAATTGAATGCTTACTAGCTGCAACTGGTCTGGCGGCAACGCTGCCATCCAAGCCTCAAGGCTGATATTGGCGTTGCAAAATAAAAAATGAAGGTTGTGCTGTTCCTGCCGGTCGCGATCGTGTTGGGCGGCTTGCACCAAAGGCCGGCGGATCTCAACTCCGAGATGGTTGCGCTCGGGCTGCATCGCCGCCAGCTCCAACAGAAAAAAGCCTCGAGCGCAACCAATATCGAGATGGATCGGCAGGTTGGGATGCTCAAACAGCTCATGCGGCGCCGGGAGTTCCAGCGGCAACTGAAAGAAGCGGCTGAGGGGATTGACGTGCTGGCGCATCAGCCCTCAGTTGACTCAGCCAGCGGTGCGTGGCGGAGTAAGCCCCAGCAAGCGGTGTAACCATGCAGGTAGGTGGTGTTGCTCAAGGGGCCGATCTCTCCGTTGCAGAACGCTCCGGCGATTGGAAGATTGGGCATCACGTCACGAGCGATCGAAACATCCCCGTTGGCTTCTCCAAACAGCCCGCTCCCTCGACCGAGGCAGGCAAACAACAGACCGCAAAGGGGAGGAGGGAAGGGACAACGCTCTTGGCTGACCTCCAGCAGCTGGCGTGCCTCCTGCCTTGATGACTGCGCTTCTCGGAGCTGAAACTGCACGTGTTGGCCTGGGCGGACCCGCTCAGCTACCGCGACTGCACCATTGCGAGGGTCGACGCCAATCAGATTGCGCACCAGAAAATCGCTGGGGCACTCCTGCATCAAATTGCGACGTTCCACCCCAAGGAACAGGGAGTGCTGCACCAGCTCTCTGTCCTCCGCATTGAGATCGGCCAGGACGCGTTGCAAGCAGGCCACAGGATTGTCGCGACGATCACCATCGCTGAGTTCCAGCAGGACGTTGCGCTGGGCTTGTTCGATCGCAAACACGGGACCAATCGGTCGGCAGCCCTGGGCAACGACCGGATCAAGAACCCAGTCGCCACCTATGCTCACCCCTGCGGCACCATTGATGATCTGACCATTGAGGAGTAGGGATCCATGGCTGGCGTTATGGGGTGCGGCAATGCCACCGATGATCGCAGCGTTGGGATAGGCGTAATCCAGGCCGCTGATGAGGTCGTTGATCGCTCCGCAACTGGGATCGATGAACAGCAGCAGGGATCGGCTGTTTGTTGGGTCCACGCTGACCCAGTCCTGCCAGTTTTGAACCGGTCCATCAAGGTCCGGGAGAGAGCCAGTGTCTAGTTGAAACGGCTTCAGCTGAGCTCCAGGGAGATTTAAGAGGGTGATGCTGAGGGCCGTGGTCTGTTCCAGCTCTTGCGATCGTCCGGCACTGTCCGTTCCAACAACGCCGCCTCCAACAAAACCGATCCAGTGTTCGGCCTGGAGTCGTTGGCTGAGAAGCGGGAGCAACCGCGGGAGATCGCTAGCGAAATGGCTGGAAACAAACACCAGGGCTAAATCGCCTTTTTCCGAGCCAAGTTGATTGCTGACGTCTTTCGTTGCCTCTTCCAAAGAGGCACAGCCACTGAGTGCAGTTCGGCATTTGGCCTGGGCTCCGGAGCCTCGGAACCAATCGAGGGGGTTGAACGGAACCATGCATTTGACCCTACCAATCTTGAGGGCTAGGTCGATGGCATCGATAATGGCTCCAACTCGAACCTGCCTGGTGCCTGATCTCCCCTATCGCAGTTTGGTCTGGCTTACCTATCGCCTGGGTGCAACATTTGCCCTGGGTGTTCCGCTTGTTTTGCTGATTTGGGCAGGGGTGCGGCGTGAGCCAGCCATGGTGCGATTGCTGAGTTTGTATTGGAAGGTGGCAAGCCTGCTGCCCATCAGTGTGTTGCTGCTCACCGATCGGCGGCCGATCGGATATGTCATGGCCTTCATTGCCCCAGTGCTGATGGTGGTTTCGGTTTGGTTCTGGGTGGATCTCAATGAAGAACTGGCCGACAGCGCACCGGGTAGTGCCCTACCGCTGACCGTTCGCATTTGGCGCTGGGCGCTCAGCGGATTTGCCTTGCTTGCGGCGGGGATGTCGGCAACAGCGTTGCGCTGTGCAAACCAACTGAGCGGTCCTGAGTGCATGGCCTGGCTGGAAGGTCCCCAGGGATTGCATCGTGTGGCGGAACGTTTGTTCGACTTCGTCTTCGGGGGGCAGTGGAGTGAGGCAGTTGCCGCATTCATCGGCTACGTGGCTTTAGTGGCGTATGTGGTGGGGCTTCTCCAATGGCTCCTCGTGCGCCTGCCGCGTCAGGGGCGGGTGGCTGGTGAGTTCTGATCCGTTTTTGCCGGTTCTTGAGGCGATCAGTCGCGATCACCCCGATCGCGTGTTGCGGCTGAGAGGAACTGTGCAGACCTCTGAACGGGAAGAAGAAGTTCTGGAAGTGTTGATCTTTCGGGGCTTCAGCAGCTGCACCACCCACTCAACAGATTTTGATCCGGATCGAACCGTGCTTCCTGATGGGGCGGTGCTTGAAACGGGCGAACTCCTGCTGGGTCCTTTGGATCCTCAGCAAGAGCAACTGCTTGTGGGGCCTCTGCCTGCCGATGTTCTGATGGATCGAGATCTTTGGGCCTAAATGAGATTGGTCAAAGATACAGAGCCTTATGAAATCATTCGTATTGGCGTTGTATAGACAGATTCCCTTGAGACGTGTAAATCAACTTTGCTTTGGCAAGTCAGATTTTCTCTGCTGAAGTGGCGCTTTAAGGGTTGGGGTGTTCCTGGCAGAACTATGTGGCTTTATTGTGGTAAACGATGAATGTCTCATCCGGATATGTTTCATTATTCGGGAACTGTTTAGCATGTGATTTGGTTTCCTGATCTAATCCCTGTGTTGGACAGGGTGCGTGTGAAAAAAGATTGTAAGCGCACAGACATGAGCGTGATTTAAGCTTGTTAAACATTTGTTTTTTGCTTGAGTCGTGCTGTAAAATTAAAAGTTGAGGGTCGTCCTCGCAATCGTTTTTGCAAATGTTCAACAATTGTCTCCGCAATGGAAGATTCTCCACGGATGGGGTGTTCTCTAAAGTGAATTGTCTCATTATTGGTGATGTAGGTGCATAGCTTCTTGGCTGGGTTGAAAGTCGCTCGCGTGAAGGGACTTAATCTGACCCAACGCTCTTATGGCTTGTATGTATTTGTGCTGGCGGCGATTTTCTTTGGTCTTTTGATGTCTAATTCATTGATTTTGCTAAATATTTCTGGGGAGGACGGATTGATTGAGAATGCAACTGCGGGCATCCTCCTTGGCTCAGCATGTCTTTCAATTAGTCAGTTTTTCATTAAATCAAGTGATAAAAAAGTATTCCTTACCTTGTCCGTTTTGGGGCTAATTGGATTTTTGGATGAGGTGAGTTTTGGGGATCGGGCCTTTAAGGGAATGTATTTCTTTAGAGTGCACGGTGTAAAGATTGATGGGATTCATGACGTAGCAGAGGTCTTTGCAAATTTAATAAAAACAAATATCGTTTACCACGCACTGGAAACCCTCGGAGTACTTGCTGTAGTCTTTGTGATATTGATTTGTGCCTTTGCAAAGCGAGCGCCATTAGTTAAGAATTGCACTAGAAAAATATTTGCATATTGCTCTAGTAAGCAAATATTGGGATACTGGCTTGTAATTTTTTTGTGCATACTTGTGTCTCAGTCTATTGATATTTTTCGTATAAAGATTTTCTCTTATCAAGCCATAGAGGAGTTTCTTGAATTGATTGCCGCTGGTGGCTTCATGGCATGTGTGATATCTCTTGCTAGGGGTGATGCAAGAGGGTGAATTTGTTTATTTGCAAAAGGCATGTTGAGCGTATTTCGGTCAATCAATAAAAGCTGGCTTGTGAGCGGTGAATAGTCTTCGTTGATATGTTTATGGCGAGTGGGCAAAAGTTTCGTAGGATAGTCTTGAACCTCGATTGTTCATATTCTTTCGTGTCTCTTCGTCGTCTATCTGTGACGTCTTGGCATCTGCTCGATGGCGAGATATTCGGCTTATGAGAGACTATCCGTTTGCCTTGCCTTCAGTTTCGTTTCCAAATTGGCAGCAAATAATTTTTCTTGTGATGTTTGTGCAGGTTTATATATAGTCTGGCTCGTTGTTCAAAATGAGGGCGGCAAGTTAAAAACAGAGGTTGGATTTGCTGGTGCATATGTCCGTCTAAGAGTGGCTGAAAGTACATTGATTCCGCTAATGAGGTGGACAGTGAATTGTCGTGAGGTTTCCATAAATATTTCATTCATAGCGAACGTTGCCTCGGATTTGAGCACAGCTTTTGCATGATCAGCGCCGTTCCAGCACGGACACGCAGCGACCACACAAGCCGGGGTGATCACTGTATTGACCGATGTCGGCTTCATAGTGCCAACAGCGCTCACACTTCTGACCCCGAGATAGGGCCACTTCGATCACGGCGAGCTCGTTGTCATCACTGGCCAGCAATTCGGCCCAAGGCTCGCCTCCAATCTGCAATTGGGACACGAGGAGCCAGTCGCGCAGGCCATCCACCTCTTGATCTCCTTTGCTTTGGAGCCATTGAAGGGCGTCTTGGAGAGCGGGGGTGCGCGCTTCGAGGCGAACGGCCGCTTCAAGCGATGATCCCAGCTTGCGCTTGCTTCGGCATTCTTCCAGCACTTTGTTAACCGCTGCGCGCAGCTCGCGAAGCTCTTGCATGGGGTCTCGAAGGCTGTCATCGCGCCACTCCTCCGGCACGCTGGGCCAGCCGCTGAGAAACACCGACTCGGTCCCTGTGGGATAGGGAATGTTTTGCCAGATGTCTTCTGCCATATGGCAAAGCACTGGGGCGATGGCCGCGGCCAGACGTTCGATGATCAGCGCCATCACGGTTTGGCAGCTGCGGCGACGCTTGTCGTTGGGGGCGCTGACGTACAGCCGGTCCTTGGCGATGTCGAGATAGAAGTTTGAAAGATCGGCAACGCAGAAGTTCTGCAGGAGCTGGAAGAAGCGGAAGAATTCATAGCGTTCAAACGCTTCACTGATCTGGTCGAGCACGGTTGCGGTGCGCTGCAACATCCAGCGATCGAGCAACGGCAAATCGCTGATGGAGATCGCATCACGGCTTGGGATGAAGTCGTGGAGATTTCCAAGCAGGTAGCGCGAGGTGTTGCGCACCTTGCGATAAACGTCTGATAGCTGCCGCAGGATGCCAGCACCGATCGGCACGTCTGCGGAATAGTCCACAGAACTCACCCATAGGCGAAGCACATCGGCGCCGTAGGCCGGTTCTTGCTTTTGGTTTTTGCCGCCTTCGATGATCACCATCGGGTCAACAACATTGCCGAGTGATTTGCTCATCTTTCTGCCTTTTTCATCCAAGGCAAAACCATGGGTAAGCACGGTTCGATAGGGCGCTGTGCCGTTGACGGCCACCGAGGTCAACAATGAGGACTGGAACCAGCCGCGATGCTGATCAGATCCTTCTAAGTACAGATCTGCTGGGTAGCTGAGACCGTCGCGTTGGCTCGACACAGAGGCCCAGCTTGAGCCGGAATCGAACCACACATCCATGGTGTCGGTGCCCTTGCGCCAGAGGTGCGCTTCTGCTTTGTGGCTGGAGGGGAGGAGGTCAACCTCGTCTTTTTCCCACCAAATGTCGGCTCCGTGTTCTGCGATCAGAGCTTTGACATGGGCGATGGAGTCGGAATTGAGCAGCACTTCGCCGGTTTCACGTTGGTAGAACACGGGAATCGGGACACCCCAGGTCCGTTGACGGGAAATGCACCAGTCGCCCCTCTCGGACACCATGGATTCAATCCTGTTCCTGCCGGATGCGGGCAGCCATTGCACGCCATCAATGGCCGTTAGCGCCTCGGTGCGGAATCCTTCTACTGAGGCAAACCACTGTTCTGTCGCTCTGAAGATCGTGGGCTTTTTCGTGCGCCAGTCATAGGGATAGCGATGGCTGTAGCTCTCTTGGAGGAGTAGGGAGCCGGAGTCTTCGAGCGCCGCGATGATCTTTGCATTGGCATCCTTGAGCACGTTTA
The Synechococcus sp. CC9311 DNA segment above includes these coding regions:
- the ileS gene encoding isoleucine--tRNA ligase, with product MTQQTGQDADQRPSYKDTLNLLETGFGMRANAIHREPELQAFWKEKGIDLDLGRNNPGPVFTLHDGPPYANGALHMGHALNKVLKDIINKHRLMQGRKVRFVPGWDCHGLPIELKVLQAMNQEQRQALTPIKLRKKAAAYAHKQVAGQRAGFQRWGIWADWDHPYLTLQKDYEAAQIDVFGTMALKGHIYRGLKPVHWSPSSRTALAEAELEYPDGHTSPSVYVGFPVVDLPESLRSKLNAQGLDVPAASDTLSQCLQVAIWTTTPWTLPANLAVSVNDRLDYCLADDGNGQLLIVAAELCDSIASKLERPLQAKATVKGADLAGITYSHPLLERRSAIVVGGEYITTESGTGLVHTAPGHGVDDFNTGRKHGLPVLCPVDEAGTLTAEAGPFEGLNVLKDANAKIIAALEDSGSLLLQESYSHRYPYDWRTKKPTIFRATEQWFASVEGFRTEALTAIDGVQWLPASGRNRIESMVSERGDWCISRQRTWGVPIPVFYQRETGEVLLNSDSIAHVKALIAEHGADIWWEKDEVDLLPSSHKAEAHLWRKGTDTMDVWFDSGSSWASVSSQRDGLSYPADLYLEGSDQHRGWFQSSLLTSVAVNGTAPYRTVLTHGFALDEKGRKMSKSLGNVVDPMVIIEGGKNQKQEPAYGADVLRLWVSSVDYSADVPIGAGILRQLSDVYRKVRNTSRYLLGNLHDFIPSRDAISISDLPLLDRWMLQRTATVLDQISEAFERYEFFRFFQLLQNFCVADLSNFYLDIAKDRLYVSAPNDKRRRSCQTVMALIIERLAAAIAPVLCHMAEDIWQNIPYPTGTESVFLSGWPSVPEEWRDDSLRDPMQELRELRAAVNKVLEECRSKRKLGSSLEAAVRLEARTPALQDALQWLQSKGDQEVDGLRDWLLVSQLQIGGEPWAELLASDDNELAVIEVALSRGQKCERCWHYEADIGQYSDHPGLCGRCVSVLERR
- a CDS encoding IctB family putative bicarbonate transporter, with the protein product MAEAPAPPPLLLSWQGVLPASEQQRRRLSWLASILLMVLLAGLPFLTRTGLGLVVLACGALWILWSSVSQPQRIGAISAWVLLFLGIALLATGFSPVPAAATKGLIKLLSYLGVYALMRQLLAERPDWWDRLVAALLGGELLTSVMALRQLYGPTEELARWADPNSVAAGTIRIYGPLGNPNLLAGYLVPILPLALVALIRWNGWGARCYAAVALGLGATATLFSYSRGGWLGMLAALGVLLLLLVLRAIRNWPKLWRRLVPIALLVLAGVALAIAVTQVDPIRTRVASLLAGRGDSSNNFRINVWLAAVEMIQDRPWLGIGPGNAAFNAVYPLYQQPKFNALSAYSVPLELLVETGIPGLIAALGLAGASLRNGLRALRSTAALALPWLGCLAAIAGLVIQGATDTIFFRPEVQIIGWFCLATLSQAQQATQTDP
- a CDS encoding DUF3177 family protein, with product MPDLPYRSLVWLTYRLGATFALGVPLVLLIWAGVRREPAMVRLLSLYWKVASLLPISVLLLTDRRPIGYVMAFIAPVLMVVSVWFWVDLNEELADSAPGSALPLTVRIWRWALSGFALLAAGMSATALRCANQLSGPECMAWLEGPQGLHRVAERLFDFVFGGQWSEAVAAFIGYVALVAYVVGLLQWLLVRLPRQGRVAGEF
- a CDS encoding FIST N-terminal domain-containing protein, with amino-acid sequence MVPFNPLDWFRGSGAQAKCRTALSGCASLEEATKDVSNQLGSEKGDLALVFVSSHFASDLPRLLPLLSQRLQAEHWIGFVGGGVVGTDSAGRSQELEQTTALSITLLNLPGAQLKPFQLDTGSLPDLDGPVQNWQDWVSVDPTNSRSLLLFIDPSCGAINDLISGLDYAYPNAAIIGGIAAPHNASHGSLLLNGQIINGAAGVSIGGDWVLDPVVAQGCRPIGPVFAIEQAQRNVLLELSDGDRRDNPVACLQRVLADLNAEDRELVQHSLFLGVERRNLMQECPSDFLVRNLIGVDPRNGAVAVAERVRPGQHVQFQLREAQSSRQEARQLLEVSQERCPFPPPLCGLLFACLGRGSGLFGEANGDVSIARDVMPNLPIAGAFCNGEIGPLSNTTYLHGYTACWGLLRHAPLAESTEG
- the glmM gene encoding phosphoglucosamine mutase, coding for MAEAAIHPLGQLPKPSKISFGTDGLRGRVDTMLTPALALQVGYWCGRVLQAEGPVLIGMDSRSSGSMLVAALTAGLTASGREVWTLGLCPTPAVPGLIRRYSAAGGLMVSASHNPPEDNGIKVFGATGSKLSPERQQAIEAGLCGGDGSGMALAASGAARHRPELLDDYRASLLSSVGQHRLDGVPIVLDLCWGSATACGAEVFSALGADLTVLHGDPDGTRINVNCGSTHLEALRRAVIEKGAAMGFGFDGDADRMLAVDGQGRVVDGDHVLFLWGSVLQEQGQLPDQRLVATVMSNLGFERAWQARGGLLDRTPVGDQHVHAEMVRTGAALGGEQSGHILSSAHGLAGDGVLTALQIASLCHAQQLSLAEWVDQSFQAYPQKLVNVRVENRERRKGWADCAPLSSLVQEAEASMAEDGRVLVRASGTEPLLRVMVEAADQAVVDHWTSSLAAAAELHLNAS
- the trmB gene encoding tRNA (guanosine(46)-N7)-methyltransferase TrmB, with amino-acid sequence MRQHVNPLSRFFQLPLELPAPHELFEHPNLPIHLDIGCARGFFLLELAAMQPERNHLGVEIRRPLVQAAQHDRDRQEQHNLHFLFCNANISLEAWMAALPPDQLQLVSIQFPDPWFKQRHRKRRVLQPALLLAIAAALHPGRHLFLQSDVLAVIEPMVALVELSNCFARPKDDPQPWRSSNPLPVATERERYVQEQGQPTYRVLFERTQAELPALRDLEMAWQQVDNSKDAAPTPHG
- a CDS encoding BadF/BadG/BcrA/BcrD ATPase family protein, which produces MSDALILAGFDAGQTHCRCKLSRWHNGNWQPLGEGKGSGVSHLQANEGETRFVEAIRSSLDAANPSGLEINAAAVGASGVEQGTALQDRASELLAASLALPIEHCIATGDERIALRGAFPNDAGIVLISGTGMIVVGRNASGLEQRCGGWGWQLDGAGAAFDLGHQGLQLSLRMADGRLPDGPLRNQLWQVLGCRTAAAIKAFVVQPNYQPAQLAQLAPLVSAAAEAGNIEAKAILDRSGDALAEAVQAVASSLGLTQPVLCARGGALLNLAPLQQAVNTSLRRRQVDARWDDRSGDACDGALTLALERCRS